A genomic window from Acinetobacter lwoffii includes:
- a CDS encoding YfhL family 4Fe-4S dicluster ferredoxin, translating into MSLYITDECINCDVCEPVCPNEAIYMGELIYEIHPDLCTECVGHHDQPQCQLFCPVDCIPLDPNHVETQEQLQAKYEKLTAQKTSSN; encoded by the coding sequence GTGTCTTTATATATCACCGATGAATGCATTAATTGTGATGTCTGTGAACCTGTATGCCCGAATGAGGCAATCTATATGGGTGAACTCATTTATGAGATTCATCCAGATTTGTGTACAGAGTGCGTCGGACATCATGATCAACCGCAGTGTCAATTGTTCTGTCCGGTAGATTGTATTCCACTGGATCCGAATCATGTCGAAACGCAGGAACAGCTGCAAGCCAAGTACGAAAAACTGACTGCTCAAAAAACATCAAGCAATTAG
- the coaD gene encoding pantetheine-phosphate adenylyltransferase yields the protein MSKTRVIYPGTFDPITNGHIDLVTRAARMFDEVVVAIAIGHHKNPVFSLEERVALAKESLSHLDNVEFVGFDGLLVNFFREQKATAVLRGLRAVSDFEYEFQLANMNRQLDSHFEAVFLTPSEQYSFISSTLVREIARLRGDVTKFVPPNVVDAFERKLQQGW from the coding sequence ATGTCTAAAACTCGTGTGATTTATCCGGGGACTTTTGATCCAATTACCAATGGACATATTGATTTGGTAACCCGCGCAGCGCGAATGTTTGATGAAGTTGTGGTAGCGATTGCCATCGGTCATCATAAAAATCCGGTATTTAGTCTGGAAGAGCGTGTCGCATTGGCAAAAGAGTCATTGAGTCATTTGGACAATGTTGAATTTGTAGGTTTTGACGGTTTGCTGGTCAATTTTTTCCGTGAGCAAAAGGCGACTGCTGTATTGCGTGGTTTGCGTGCAGTGTCTGATTTTGAGTACGAATTTCAGCTGGCCAATATGAACCGTCAGCTGGACTCCCACTTTGAAGCGGTATTTTTAACCCCTTCAGAGCAATATTCTTTTATTTCATCCACTTTGGTGCGTGAAATTGCTCGATTAAGAGGTGATGTGACCAAGTTTGTGCCACCAAACGTGGTCGATGCCTTCGAGCGTAAACTTCAACAAGGTTGGTAG
- a CDS encoding CatB-related O-acetyltransferase: MSEKLINSPVNHWCEFEFISKTVKNPNIHIKGNYSYYSAYWDQGFERCVVRYLHDKPATPEKPIDQLHIGNFVCFGAECVIMMGGNQLHRTDWISAFPFDTRSFVPAGDTVIGDGCWIGSRAMIMQGVTLGEGAVVATGAVVTKDVPPYAVVGGVPAKIIKYRFPKEDIEKLLSLKLYDLDEKQFLKMREQLQTDDIGSLLSYFKDKN; the protein is encoded by the coding sequence ATGTCCGAAAAGTTAATTAATTCGCCTGTAAACCACTGGTGTGAATTCGAATTCATCTCCAAAACTGTGAAGAATCCGAATATTCATATCAAGGGGAATTATTCTTACTATTCGGCCTATTGGGATCAGGGCTTTGAGCGTTGTGTGGTGCGTTATTTACATGACAAGCCGGCCACGCCCGAGAAGCCGATTGACCAGCTCCATATCGGTAATTTTGTCTGTTTTGGCGCAGAATGCGTGATTATGATGGGTGGCAACCAATTACACCGTACGGACTGGATTTCAGCGTTTCCGTTCGATACACGCAGTTTTGTGCCTGCGGGTGATACCGTGATTGGCGATGGTTGTTGGATTGGCTCGCGCGCCATGATTATGCAAGGCGTAACACTGGGTGAAGGCGCTGTGGTGGCAACCGGTGCTGTCGTCACCAAAGATGTACCGCCTTATGCAGTCGTTGGTGGTGTTCCTGCCAAAATTATTAAATATCGCTTTCCCAAGGAAGATATAGAAAAACTGCTTTCACTTAAGCTCTATGACTTAGATGAAAAGCAGTTTTTAAAAATGCGTGAGCAGTTGCAGACGGATGATATAGGAAGCTTATTATCTTACTTTAAGGATAAGAATTAA
- a CDS encoding KAP family P-loop NTPase fold protein, which yields MTIDQINWQKDNFENIKEAWEGDLWDRKRLGEQLTGYVDRLQCGAVLALDARWGEGKTWFVRHWAKYLSDTDHNVIYLDAFANDYLDDPFLVISSEITNILNQDKRTKRKVKKLIELSASVGTALLPSLPKIALTLGLHLVGAGFLSRALQQSYENAKDEIDTLSDEASERIKESIQEKIATHEAEKKTLIEFKKHLAETVEKLDKPLVFIIDELDRCRPDFSIRLIERIKHFFDIKNIVFVLVMDKVQFSKVVCHNYGYDETLGEAYLDKFVDFTIHLKQAKESENFELIIRDQLFKIGELKSIDEFSELYYWALYLQLHVKMNSRELIKKINQYALLRADTDHKNLVLITFLFGSISANNFKSFVEEVSQNLIKSSRGDVYQFARKHGISTWNGNYDEITNSEWYRIIMQKEFLISNPLLNTMIAAFHDSARSQDKSTKEQYLRGGLVKFAISEYTNSCNFSSDWENYIKRGI from the coding sequence ATGACTATAGATCAAATAAATTGGCAAAAAGATAATTTTGAAAATATTAAAGAAGCTTGGGAGGGGGATTTATGGGATCGTAAACGTTTAGGGGAACAATTAACAGGATATGTTGATCGTTTACAATGTGGTGCTGTTTTAGCATTGGATGCACGTTGGGGAGAAGGAAAAACGTGGTTTGTTCGTCATTGGGCTAAATACTTAAGTGATACAGACCATAATGTTATTTATTTGGATGCTTTTGCGAATGATTATTTAGATGATCCTTTTTTAGTTATTAGTTCTGAAATTACGAATATTTTAAATCAGGATAAAAGAACGAAAAGAAAAGTTAAAAAATTGATTGAATTGTCTGCATCTGTAGGAACTGCTTTATTGCCATCTTTACCTAAAATTGCTTTGACTCTAGGATTACACTTGGTTGGAGCAGGTTTTTTAAGTAGAGCACTTCAGCAAAGCTATGAAAATGCCAAAGATGAGATTGATACATTATCTGATGAAGCAAGTGAGAGAATCAAAGAAAGTATTCAAGAAAAGATAGCTACTCATGAAGCTGAAAAGAAAACTTTAATAGAGTTCAAAAAGCATTTAGCTGAGACTGTAGAAAAATTAGATAAGCCTTTAGTTTTTATCATTGATGAATTAGACCGGTGTCGTCCTGATTTTTCAATTCGATTAATTGAGCGAATTAAACATTTTTTTGATATCAAGAATATTGTTTTTGTTTTAGTAATGGATAAGGTTCAATTTTCAAAAGTCGTATGTCATAACTATGGTTATGATGAAACTTTAGGAGAGGCATATTTAGATAAATTTGTTGACTTTACAATCCATTTAAAGCAGGCAAAAGAAAGTGAGAATTTTGAACTTATTATAAGAGATCAGCTATTTAAAATAGGTGAATTAAAGTCTATAGATGAATTTAGTGAATTGTATTATTGGGCACTTTATTTACAGTTACATGTAAAAATGAATAGTCGAGAATTAATAAAAAAGATTAATCAATATGCATTATTAAGAGCAGATACTGATCATAAAAACTTGGTATTAATAACTTTCCTATTTGGTTCAATTTCAGCAAATAATTTTAAATCCTTTGTAGAAGAGGTTTCTCAAAACTTAATCAAAAGCTCAAGGGGTGATGTATACCAATTTGCACGAAAACATGGGATTTCAACCTGGAATGGTAATTATGATGAAATAACAAATAGTGAATGGTATAGAATAATTATGCAAAAAGAATTTTTGATCAGTAATCCTTTATTAAACACGATGATCGCTGCTTTTCATGACTCAGCTCGCTCACAAGATAAATCTACAAAAGAACAATATTTGAGAGGAGGGTTAGTAAAATTTGCTATTTCAGAATATACAAACTCATGTAATTTTTCATCAGATTGGGAAAATTATATCAAACGTGGCATTTAA
- the smpB gene encoding SsrA-binding protein SmpB produces MAKASIVVKKNNGGTIALNKRARHDYFIEEKFEAGLSLKGWEVKSMRAGRMTIVESYITFKNGEAFLFGAQVQPLLSASTHVVPEATRTRKLLLNRREIEKLMGAINQKGYSCVPLACYWKGPHAKLEIALVKGKQLHDKRATEKDRDWQRDKARIFHK; encoded by the coding sequence ATGGCGAAAGCATCTATTGTAGTAAAAAAAAATAATGGCGGTACCATTGCACTGAATAAACGTGCCCGCCACGATTATTTTATTGAAGAGAAATTTGAAGCGGGGCTTTCATTAAAAGGCTGGGAAGTCAAATCAATGCGCGCTGGTCGCATGACCATTGTAGAAAGTTATATTACCTTTAAAAATGGTGAAGCGTTCTTGTTTGGTGCACAGGTTCAGCCCTTGTTAAGTGCTTCGACCCATGTGGTGCCTGAAGCAACCCGTACCCGCAAACTGTTGCTGAATCGCCGTGAAATTGAAAAGTTGATGGGTGCGATTAACCAGAAAGGTTATTCCTGCGTTCCACTGGCCTGCTACTGGAAAGGTCCACATGCCAAGCTGGAAATTGCTCTGGTCAAAGGTAAGCAGCTTCATGACAAACGTGCCACCGAAAAAGACCGTGACTGGCAACGTGATAAAGCGCGAATTTTCCATAAATAA
- the carB gene encoding carbamoyl-phosphate synthase large subunit codes for MAKRTDIKSILIIGAGPIVIGQACEFDYSGAQACKALREEGYRVILVNSNPATIMTDPTMADATYIEPITWQTVAAIIEKERPDAVLPTMGGQTALNCALALDEHGILEKYNVELIGATKEAIEKAEDRKLFDQAMRKIGLECPKADVAESMEHALEIQARFGFPVIIRPSFTMGGSGGGIAYNKEEFIEICERGFDLSPTKQLLIDESLIGWKEYEMEVVRDKNDNCIIVCTIENFDPMGVHTGDSITVAPAQTLTDKEFQLLRNASLAVLREIGVETGGSNVQFGICPNTGRMVVIEMNPRVSRSSALASKATGFPIAKIAAKLAVGYTLDELKNDITGGTTPASFEPAIDYVVTKIPRFNFEKFPQADATLTTQMKSVGEVMAIGRNFQESVQKALRGLEVGASGFDEKVEVGAEGARDKILQELKVPGPERIWYVGDAFRHGFTLDEVFAATNIDRWFLIQIEDIIKTENQIKTLGFGDLNADNIRGFKRKGLSDLRIADLMGISQKQFRKHRWSLGVTPVYKRVDTCAAEFESDTAYMYSTYDEECEANPSNKDKIMVIGGGPNRIGQGIEFDYCCVHAALAMREDGYETIMVNCNPETVSTDYDTSDRLYFEPITLEDVLEIVRIEKPKGIIVQYGGQTPLKLARALEEAGAPIIGTSPDAIDRAEDRERFQQMIQRLQLRQPNNSIVKSAEEGMAEASKVGYPLVVRPSYVLGGRAMEIVYNDEELKRYLRDAVQASNEAPVLLDRFLDDAIEVDVDCVSDGKDVVIGGIMQHIEQAGIHSGDSACSIPPYSLSKEIQDEMRRQTVAMAKELGVIGLMNVQFAVKGEDVYILEVNPRASRTVPFVSKCIGESLAKVAARCMAGQSLESQGFTTEIIPEHFSVKEAVFPFNKFPGVDPILGPEMKSTGEVMGVGKTFGEAFYKAVLGANERLPGLPTEGEVKHAFISVRDSDKPRAAGIAKQLIDLGFKILATDGTFKVISDAGLECERVNKVTEGRPNIVDRIKNGEIHLVINTTEGKKAQEDSFSIRRSALQGKVYNTTTLNGADAVCQALAIKLPMDVYRLQDLTKG; via the coding sequence ATGGCTAAACGTACTGACATTAAAAGCATCTTGATTATTGGTGCTGGTCCGATTGTCATCGGTCAAGCATGTGAGTTTGACTACTCAGGTGCTCAAGCATGTAAAGCCCTTCGTGAAGAAGGCTACCGCGTTATTTTGGTCAACTCGAACCCAGCGACCATCATGACCGACCCAACCATGGCAGATGCAACTTATATTGAGCCAATTACTTGGCAAACTGTTGCAGCAATTATTGAGAAAGAACGCCCAGACGCTGTTCTTCCGACCATGGGTGGTCAAACTGCATTGAACTGTGCCCTTGCCCTCGATGAGCACGGCATTTTAGAAAAATACAATGTTGAATTGATCGGTGCGACCAAAGAAGCAATTGAAAAAGCCGAAGACCGTAAACTGTTTGATCAGGCAATGCGTAAAATTGGTCTTGAATGTCCAAAAGCTGACGTTGCTGAGTCAATGGAACATGCTTTAGAAATTCAAGCACGTTTCGGCTTCCCAGTGATTATCCGTCCATCATTCACGATGGGTGGTTCAGGTGGCGGTATCGCGTACAACAAAGAAGAATTCATTGAAATCTGTGAACGCGGTTTCGATCTTTCTCCAACCAAACAGTTATTGATTGATGAATCTTTAATTGGCTGGAAAGAATACGAGATGGAAGTTGTTCGTGACAAAAACGACAACTGTATCATTGTATGTACCATTGAAAACTTTGACCCAATGGGCGTGCATACAGGTGACTCAATCACTGTTGCCCCTGCTCAAACGCTTACAGATAAAGAATTCCAACTTTTACGTAATGCATCTTTAGCTGTACTACGTGAAATTGGCGTAGAAACAGGTGGTTCTAACGTACAGTTCGGTATTTGCCCAAATACGGGTCGTATGGTTGTAATCGAGATGAACCCACGTGTATCACGTTCATCTGCACTTGCTTCTAAAGCAACTGGTTTCCCGATTGCGAAAATCGCTGCGAAACTGGCTGTAGGTTACACCCTTGATGAACTGAAAAACGACATCACTGGCGGTACAACACCTGCATCGTTTGAACCTGCGATTGACTACGTAGTTACTAAGATTCCTCGTTTTAACTTCGAGAAATTCCCACAAGCTGATGCGACTTTAACCACACAGATGAAATCTGTCGGTGAAGTGATGGCGATTGGCCGTAACTTCCAGGAATCTGTACAAAAAGCCCTTCGTGGTCTTGAAGTGGGTGCTTCTGGTTTTGACGAAAAAGTTGAAGTGGGTGCTGAAGGCGCGCGCGACAAAATCTTGCAAGAACTTAAAGTGCCAGGTCCAGAGCGTATCTGGTACGTGGGCGACGCATTCCGTCACGGCTTTACTTTAGACGAAGTATTCGCTGCAACGAACATTGACCGCTGGTTCTTGATTCAAATCGAAGACATCATTAAAACTGAAAACCAAATCAAAACTTTAGGTTTTGGCGACTTGAATGCGGATAACATCCGTGGATTCAAACGCAAAGGTTTATCAGATCTTCGCATTGCGGACTTGATGGGCATTTCACAAAAGCAATTCCGTAAACATCGTTGGAGCCTGGGCGTAACTCCAGTTTACAAACGTGTCGATACATGTGCTGCAGAATTCGAATCTGATACAGCTTACATGTACTCAACTTACGATGAAGAATGTGAAGCAAATCCATCGAACAAAGACAAGATCATGGTGATCGGCGGTGGCCCTAACCGTATCGGTCAAGGTATCGAGTTCGATTACTGCTGTGTACACGCTGCCCTGGCTATGCGTGAAGACGGCTATGAAACGATCATGGTAAACTGTAACCCTGAAACAGTTTCAACGGATTACGACACATCAGATCGTTTGTACTTCGAACCAATCACTTTAGAAGACGTTTTAGAAATCGTACGTATCGAGAAGCCGAAAGGCATTATCGTTCAGTACGGTGGTCAAACACCTTTGAAATTGGCTCGTGCTCTAGAAGAAGCCGGTGCGCCAATTATCGGTACATCACCTGATGCGATTGACCGTGCAGAAGACCGTGAACGTTTCCAGCAAATGATTCAACGTCTGCAACTTCGTCAACCGAACAACAGCATTGTAAAATCTGCTGAAGAAGGTATGGCTGAAGCATCTAAAGTCGGCTACCCGCTTGTAGTACGTCCTTCTTACGTCCTTGGTGGTCGTGCGATGGAAATCGTGTACAACGATGAAGAACTTAAACGCTACTTACGTGATGCAGTTCAAGCATCAAACGAAGCGCCTGTTCTTCTTGACCGTTTCTTAGATGATGCGATCGAAGTTGACGTGGACTGCGTATCTGACGGTAAAGACGTTGTGATTGGCGGCATCATGCAGCACATTGAACAAGCGGGTATTCACTCAGGTGACTCGGCATGTTCGATTCCTCCTTACTCTCTATCTAAAGAGATTCAGGACGAAATGCGTCGTCAAACCGTGGCTATGGCAAAAGAGCTTGGCGTGATCGGTTTGATGAACGTTCAGTTTGCGGTTAAAGGCGAAGACGTTTACATCCTGGAAGTGAACCCACGTGCATCTCGTACTGTGCCATTCGTTTCTAAGTGTATCGGCGAATCTTTAGCGAAAGTTGCTGCACGTTGCATGGCTGGTCAATCTCTTGAGTCGCAAGGCTTCACAACTGAGATTATTCCTGAACACTTCTCTGTCAAAGAAGCCGTGTTCCCGTTCAACAAATTCCCTGGTGTTGACCCGATCCTTGGCCCTGAGATGAAATCGACTGGCGAAGTGATGGGCGTTGGTAAAACATTTGGTGAAGCGTTCTATAAAGCTGTTTTAGGTGCAAATGAGCGTTTACCAGGTCTTCCAACTGAAGGTGAAGTCAAACACGCATTTATCTCTGTACGTGACTCAGACAAACCACGTGCGGCGGGTATTGCAAAACAATTGATTGACCTAGGCTTCAAGATTCTTGCAACTGATGGTACATTTAAAGTGATTAGCGATGCTGGTCTTGAATGTGAACGTGTCAATAAAGTGACTGAAGGTCGTCCTAACATTGTGGACCGTATTAAAAACGGCGAAATCCACCTTGTGATTAACACGACTGAAGGCAAAAAGGCACAAGAAGACTCATTCTCGATCCGTCGTTCAGCACTTCAAGGTAAAGTGTATAACACAACTACATTGAATGGTGCGGATGCAGTATGCCAAGCTTTAGCAATTAAATTGCCAATGGATGTATATCGTTTGCAAGACCTAACTAAAGGTTAA
- the greA gene encoding transcription elongation factor GreA, with protein MQRYPMTPEGKIALEKELHQLKTVDRPRITASIAEAREHGDLKENAEYHAAREQQGFCEGRIQDIEGKLGAAQVIDVKELEQNGRVVFGVTVTIENLDTEEQKTYKIVGDDEADFKINKISVNSPIARGLLGKNEGDDVKINTPNGEVEYEIVKVEYL; from the coding sequence ATGCAACGTTATCCTATGACACCTGAAGGCAAAATTGCCTTAGAGAAAGAATTACACCAACTGAAAACAGTGGATCGCCCACGTATTACAGCTTCAATTGCAGAAGCGCGTGAACACGGCGACTTAAAAGAAAATGCGGAATACCATGCAGCACGTGAACAGCAAGGCTTCTGCGAAGGCCGTATTCAGGACATCGAAGGCAAACTGGGTGCAGCTCAGGTGATCGATGTCAAAGAACTTGAACAGAATGGTCGTGTAGTTTTTGGTGTGACTGTCACGATTGAAAATCTGGATACTGAAGAACAGAAAACCTATAAAATTGTAGGCGATGACGAAGCAGACTTTAAGATCAACAAGATCTCAGTGAACTCGCCGATTGCACGTGGTCTTTTGGGCAAAAACGAAGGCGATGATGTGAAAATCAATACACCAAATGGTGAAGTTGAATACGAAATTGTGAAAGTTGAATATCTTTAA
- a CDS encoding DOMON-like domain-containing protein, with amino-acid sequence MASYELSAFDRRFQAISLVAAIEQQGPCNLNVGFWIRDPNQYILWPDMVTAHPRQDFLWEQTCFEIFIGVQGEDFYREINLSPSQAWQAYQFEEYRYPEEMPPQAADDIELNQLKRTHYGLNVSVDLTDFMATHKLKWENLFLGLSAVLKTSQGDQYYAMQHSSPQADFHNKRDWLHVF; translated from the coding sequence ATGGCAAGTTACGAACTTAGCGCATTTGATCGCCGTTTTCAGGCCATCTCTCTGGTTGCCGCCATCGAACAGCAAGGCCCATGCAATTTAAATGTGGGCTTCTGGATCCGTGATCCCAATCAGTACATCTTGTGGCCCGACATGGTGACGGCACATCCCCGTCAGGATTTCCTGTGGGAACAGACCTGCTTTGAAATTTTTATTGGGGTTCAGGGCGAAGATTTTTATCGTGAGATTAATCTTTCCCCTTCTCAAGCCTGGCAGGCTTATCAATTCGAAGAATACCGTTATCCTGAAGAGATGCCACCGCAAGCTGCGGATGATATTGAGCTGAACCAGCTCAAACGTACACATTATGGTCTCAATGTCAGTGTGGATCTGACTGATTTTATGGCAACACATAAACTGAAATGGGAAAACTTGTTCCTGGGTTTATCTGCTGTTTTAAAAACCTCACAAGGTGATCAATACTATGCCATGCAGCATAGTAGTCCTCAGGCAGATTTTCATAATAAACGTGACTGGTTGCATGTATTTTAA
- a CDS encoding TetR/AcrR family transcriptional regulator, which produces MSVREQKMAETRKKLIEVARRAFAAYGYAGTSMDKLTAEAGLTRGALYHHFGDKKGLFAAVVDQIDSEMASSAQQHLEQPDDLWDGLMLEGRTYIQNALNPEFQRIVLRDGPAVLGDPAHWPSQNRCLQSTRECVEQLLVADRIKTVDPEAAAVFLNGAAMNAALWVASSEHPEQVLTEALYAFNLFASGFLKEAQS; this is translated from the coding sequence ATGTCTGTTCGTGAACAAAAGATGGCGGAAACCCGCAAGAAATTAATTGAAGTGGCACGCCGTGCATTTGCAGCATATGGCTATGCTGGCACTTCAATGGATAAGCTCACGGCAGAAGCAGGATTGACCCGTGGTGCGCTGTATCATCATTTTGGTGATAAAAAAGGCTTATTTGCTGCGGTAGTTGATCAAATCGATTCGGAAATGGCTTCATCTGCCCAGCAGCATCTGGAGCAGCCTGATGATCTTTGGGATGGTTTGATGCTAGAAGGGCGGACCTATATTCAAAATGCCTTAAATCCGGAATTCCAACGCATTGTGTTGCGTGATGGACCGGCTGTGCTGGGTGATCCTGCACATTGGCCAAGTCAAAACAGATGTTTGCAGTCCACGCGTGAATGTGTTGAGCAATTATTGGTAGCAGATCGAATTAAAACAGTTGATCCGGAAGCTGCTGCGGTATTTTTAAATGGTGCTGCAATGAATGCAGCACTCTGGGTGGCTTCTAGCGAACATCCTGAGCAGGTACTCACTGAGGCCTTATATGCATTTAATTTATTTGCATCGGGGTTTTTAAAAGAAGCACAGAGTTAA
- a CDS encoding RidA family protein: MTRTAIFPQDRHALYEQHGYSAAIKSEDLLFVSGQVGSREDGSPEPDFEKQVEQAFKNLAATLAAAGCTFDDIVDVTTFHTDPEQQFESIMKVKNQVFTQKPYPNWTAVGVTWLAGFDFEIKVIARIPPASTTA, encoded by the coding sequence ATGACTAGAACTGCGATATTTCCCCAAGACCGCCATGCCCTCTATGAACAGCATGGTTATTCTGCTGCGATCAAATCGGAAGACTTACTTTTTGTTTCTGGTCAGGTCGGTAGCCGTGAAGATGGTTCTCCTGAACCAGATTTCGAGAAACAGGTAGAACAGGCTTTTAAAAACTTAGCTGCAACTTTGGCAGCGGCTGGTTGTACTTTCGATGATATTGTTGATGTCACCACATTTCACACTGACCCAGAGCAGCAATTTGAAAGCATCATGAAAGTTAAAAATCAGGTGTTTACGCAAAAGCCTTATCCTAATTGGACAGCTGTAGGTGTCACGTGGTTAGCAGGTTTTGATTTTGAAATTAAGGTGATTGCTCGTATTCCTCCAGCATCGACCACAGCTTAA
- the carA gene encoding glutamine-hydrolyzing carbamoyl-phosphate synthase small subunit, with amino-acid sequence MSTPAILALADGTIFKGTSIGASGSTTGEVVFNTAMTGYQEILTDPSYAQQLVTLTYPHIGNTGCNEEDTESGRIHKVWANGLIIRDLPLLHSNFRSTQSLAEYLVQHNVVAIADIDTRKLTRILRDKGAQNGCILAGENITEAEALEKARAFSGLNGLDLAKECCDPEGFEWTEGSWTLGKGFSQPEAKFHVVAYDYGVKTNILRMLADRGCKLTVVPAQTPAADVLALNPDGVFLSNGPGDPAACDYAIEAVKTIVETTEIPVFGICLGHQILALASGAKTLKMPHGHHGANHPVQNLDNGTVMITSQNHGFAVDESNLPDVLRVTHRSLFDGTNQGIHRTDKPAFSFQGHPEASPGPHDCAPLFDHFIELIEASKK; translated from the coding sequence TTGAGCACCCCAGCAATTTTAGCCCTTGCCGACGGAACTATCTTTAAAGGTACTTCGATTGGCGCATCGGGTAGTACGACTGGTGAAGTCGTTTTCAACACTGCCATGACTGGCTATCAAGAAATTTTGACTGACCCGAGTTATGCACAGCAACTTGTGACACTGACTTACCCACATATCGGTAACACAGGCTGTAATGAAGAAGACACTGAATCAGGTCGTATTCATAAGGTTTGGGCGAACGGATTGATCATTCGTGACCTGCCTTTACTGCACAGTAACTTCCGTTCAACCCAATCATTAGCTGAATATTTGGTACAACACAATGTTGTGGCAATTGCGGATATCGACACGCGTAAACTGACACGTATCTTACGTGACAAAGGTGCGCAAAATGGCTGTATCCTTGCTGGCGAAAATATCACTGAAGCTGAAGCGCTTGAAAAAGCACGTGCATTTAGTGGTTTAAACGGTTTAGACCTGGCAAAAGAATGTTGCGACCCTGAAGGTTTTGAATGGACTGAAGGCTCTTGGACATTAGGCAAAGGTTTCTCTCAACCAGAAGCTAAATTCCATGTTGTTGCATACGATTACGGTGTCAAAACCAACATCTTACGTATGCTCGCAGACCGCGGTTGTAAACTGACTGTTGTGCCGGCGCAAACTCCTGCTGCTGATGTACTTGCACTGAATCCAGATGGCGTGTTCCTTTCGAACGGCCCTGGCGATCCGGCTGCATGTGACTACGCAATTGAAGCTGTAAAAACAATTGTAGAAACTACTGAAATTCCAGTATTTGGTATCTGTCTGGGTCACCAGATTCTTGCGCTTGCAAGTGGTGCTAAAACTTTAAAAATGCCTCACGGCCACCACGGTGCTAACCATCCTGTACAAAATCTAGATAATGGTACAGTGATGATTACTTCTCAAAACCATGGCTTCGCAGTCGATGAAAGCAATCTGCCTGATGTGTTGCGTGTAACGCATCGCTCACTGTTTGATGGCACCAACCAAGGTATTCATCGTACAGACAAACCTGCGTTCAGCTTCCAGGGTCACCCTGAAGCCAGCCCGGGTCCACATGACTGCGCACCATTGTTCGATCATTTCATCGAACTTATCGAAGCATCTAAGAAGTAA
- a CDS encoding flavodoxin family protein, whose protein sequence is MSLSSKSVAIVYHSPYGHTAKVANFIADGARETGVQVHMMNVEHIDWDVLDAADAIIFGCPTYMGSLTSAMKLFMEQSSKRWLARSWQGKLAAAFTNGGGLSGDKLAVLQQINLFAMQHGMLWSGLPLMPTGRAVTDLNRMSSFLGLMTQSDNAPVEVTPPEGDLKTAFWFGEYIALTLARLNSHT, encoded by the coding sequence ATGTCCCTATCTTCCAAATCTGTTGCGATTGTTTATCACAGTCCTTATGGACACACGGCTAAAGTGGCAAATTTTATTGCCGATGGTGCACGGGAAACCGGTGTTCAGGTGCATATGATGAATGTCGAACATATAGACTGGGATGTACTAGACGCCGCCGATGCAATTATCTTTGGTTGTCCGACCTATATGGGTAGCCTGACCTCTGCCATGAAGCTGTTTATGGAGCAATCCTCTAAGCGCTGGCTGGCACGTAGCTGGCAGGGAAAACTGGCAGCGGCTTTTACCAATGGTGGCGGACTTAGTGGTGACAAGCTGGCGGTCCTGCAGCAAATCAACCTGTTTGCCATGCAGCACGGGATGTTGTGGAGTGGATTGCCATTAATGCCGACAGGACGTGCCGTCACGGATCTGAACCGGATGTCGAGCTTTTTGGGTTTAATGACCCAGTCAGATAACGCACCGGTAGAAGTGACCCCACCTGAAGGCGATTTAAAAACTGCGTTCTGGTTTGGTGAATATATTGCTTTGACTCTAGCGCGTTTAAATAGCCATACTTAA